Within Psychrobacter sp. DAB_AL43B, the genomic segment CACATCTTCTGAGGGTGCGTTTTCTGAGCGACGTAATAATGCACGAATACGTGCTAATAATACACGCGGCTGAGCAGGCTTAGCGACGTAGTCATCAGCACCCATCTCAAGACCCAATACTTGATCCATATCTTCTGTGCGCGCGGTCAGCATCAAAATAGGATTTTGGTAATGTGGGCGTACCTCACGGCATACAGTCAACCCATCGCTACCAGGAAGCATAACATCAAGCACGACCAAATCTGGTTGTTCATTGACAATACGACGAATGGCGCGATTACCATCCGTTTCAATCGCAACTTCTAAACCATTTTTGACCAAATAGTCTTGGGTCAACATGGCCAGACGCTCATCATCCTCAACAATCAAAATTCGTGGGGTATTGTCATCATCATTCGTTGTCATTGTTATATCCTCTAATACATCTCATTTAAAAGCAGTCAAAGTAAGAGCGGTAAAATTAATAGCACCATAGAGCAGTGCAATTGATGTTGGTATAGCTGTTACAAACTTGGTAGCACAGTATACTATTAAACCTACAGCTTCCTATACTATAGCGTATTGTTGGTAACAAAACCTATAAACTACATCCGCTAAAACTTTAGTTTGCGTCCAAAAATCATACCTTTTATAGCGAACAAAAGAAATAAAATAGTTTTTATTCAATAATTATTTTTTATCATATTCAAACGATTACTTACCAAGCTAGATAGCCAAATAATACAGACACGCTTAATCAAAATCAGGACTAGTAACTTGATACTTAAAGTTTTATTTTCTAACCCCTAATATAACCATATATTGCCATTGTCGCTAGCGACTTTTCCAGCAGTTTATAAAAAACTTTTAATTCGTTGATGAGGATTCTATTAATACAGTGTATCTCTGTGGGAGTTAAACATAAAAAGCCAAACGATGGTAAAAACAGACATATAAAAAGGTAGTTATAAAAAGGTAGTTATAAAAAGACAGGCATAAAAAAACAGCCCATCATGGACTGTTTTTTATTATCGTAGAAAAAGCTAAAATAAATAGTTAACCTTACTAACAAAAAATACTAAGCACGGTTTTTGTACTTACGAATAGTTTGTAGCTGTGCGACTGATTCGGCCAATGACGCCAAAGCTGCATTAGTTTGTACGGTATCAGATTGGTTGACCAGCATTTGCTCCGCTTTCTTACGTGCTTCAACGATTTTACTTTCGTCAAGATTATGCGCACGCATGGCAGTATCAGCCAATACTGTCACCATCTTAGGTTGTACTTCTAATACACCACCTGATACATAAATCACTTCTTCTGCACCATCTGGGGTTTGCACGCGCATTGCGCCAGGCTTAAGCAAAGTAATAAGCGGTGTGTGACCTGGCAATATACCAATCTCGCCTTCGGTACCACTAGCTATTAACATGCTAATTTCGCCTGAATACAACTCTTCACGAGCACTTACGACGCGACATTGTAATGTTGCCATACTTAATTCCTTACTATCAAAGCGCGATCAAAACTGCGATGCGTTACTTATTAGCAAGTAGGCCTGTTATAGCCTACTTACCTTTAGCGAATGCTTAAATCATTTACGCTGCAGAAGACTTCATTTTTTCTGCTTTAGCAACAACTTCATCGATACCACCAGCCATGTAGAAAGCTTGCTCTGGTAAGCTATCATATTCACCAGCGATGATTGCTTTAAAGCTTGCAATGGTATCGCGTAGTGGTACATATTTACCAGGTGCACCGGTAAATACTTCAGCTACGTGGAATGGCTGTGATAAGAAGCGCTGGATTTTACGAGCACGATAAACGACTAGTTTATCTTCTTCTGACAACTCATCCATACCCAAAATTGCGATGATGTCTTTTAGCTCTTTATAGCGCTGTAGAACTTCCTGAACACCACGAGCAACGTTGTAATGCTCTTCACCGATAACCAATGGATCTAGCTGACGTGAGGTTGAATCTAGTGGATCAACCGCAGGATAGATACCTTGCGACGCGATATCACGGCTTAGTACCACAGTCGCATCTAAGTGAGCAAATGTTGTAGCTGGTGATGGATCCGTCAAGTCATCCGCAGGTACATATACTGCTTGTACAGAAGTAATTGAACCTGATTGCGTAGAAGTAATACGCTCTTGCAGCATACCCATCTCTTCAGCTAGTGTTGGCTGATAACCAACCGCTGATGGCATACGACCTAGCAATGCTGATACTTCAGTACCGGCTAGTGTATAACGGTAGATGTTATCAACGAATAGTAATACGTCACGACCTTTGCCAGTAGCAGGATCTTTGGTATCACGGAAGTATTCAGCCATGGTCAAACCAGACAGTGCAACACGTAAACGGTTACCCGGTGGCTCATTCATCTGACCGTATACCATCGCTACTTTAGATTTACTAAAGTCTTCGGTATTAACAACGCCAGCTTCTTGCATTTCGTGATAGAAATCATTCCCTTCACGCGTACGCTCACCAACACCCGCAAATACTGATAGACCTTCGTGCTTAAGCGCGATGTTGTTGATCAATTCCATCATGTTGACGGTTTTACCAACACCAGCACCACCAAACAAACCAACTTTACCACCTTTAGCAAACGGGCAAAGTAAATCGATTACTTTGATACCAGTCTCTAGCAGCTCAGTACTGTTTGATTGTTCCGCATAGCTTGGCGCTTCGCGATGAATTGACCAGCGCTCATCTGCCGCAACTGGACCTTCTTCATCGATAGGACGACCAAGAACATCCATGATACGACCTAGCGTACCAATACCGACTGGCACAGAAATCGGGCCACCAGTATTAGTAACCGGTAGGTTACGCTTTAGTCCTTCAGTAGAACCCATAGCAATCGTACGTACGATGCCATCACCCAGCTGTTGCTGTACTTCTAAAGTGGTTTCGGTGCCATCAACTAGCAAAGCATCAAAAATCTTAGGTACTTCGTTACGGTTAAACTCAACGTCAAGAACCGCGCCAATAATCTGTACAATACGACCGCTACTCATTGCGTTCTCCTGAAAATTCTGTATATAGTGGGTTTCATAAAGGGTTTCAATTATGAAACAGCAGCAGCACCGCCAACGATTTCCGAGATTTCTCGGGTAATCGCCGCTTGACGCAGCTTGTTATAAACCAACTGTAAATCGTTAATTAGGTCGCCAGCATTATCTGTCGCCGCTTTCATCGCAACCATACGTGAGGACTGCTCAGAGGCAATGTTTTCCATTACCGCTTGATAGACGATCGATTCAATGTAACGTCCAAGCAACTCATCAATCAATGTTTTGATATCAGGCTCGTAGATATAATCCCAGCTCAGTTCTGTTTGAATGCCGCTTTCTTCTTCACCAAACGCACTTTCTGGTAAAGGTACCAACTGATTAATGGTTGGCTTTTGCGTCATCGCATTAACGAACTTATTATAAACCACATAAATGCGATCTATTTTACCGTTAGTATAATCATCAAGCATCGCTTGAACCGGTGCGTTTATCTGCTCAAAAGTAGGTTTGTCACCATAATCAGTCACTGCTGCAGTGACCTTGCCACCAAAGCTTTTAAAGAAGCTGACACCTTTAGAGCCAATCACGGCAAATTCAGCTTGTACAGACTGGTCTTGGTATTGCTGGATACTTTTAGATAAGGCTTTAAATAAATTAATATTTAAACCACCCGCTAGACCACGGTCAGAAGTGATGACAATATAGCCAACTCTATCGACTGGACGGCTTACCATATACGGATGTTTATAATCGGATGAGGCGTGCACCAAATGCGAAATAACCCGGCGCATACTATCAGCATACGGGCGACCCACTTCCATGCGCTCTTGGGCACGGCGCATTTTACTAGCCGCTACCATTTGCATAGCGCGAGTAATTTTCTGGGTGCTTTGAATACTGGTGACTTTGGCACGTATTTCTTTTAAGTTTGCCATAATGATTCCAATATAAGAGGGTTAAAAAGCATTGGCGCATGCAACAATATTTTAATATAAAACAGTGTTCTTATTAACATTAACAATGTAGCATTGCTGCATTTTATCATTGTTTTGATGTTTTAATATCTTGTGGCATGACGCAACCATATACCATTAGTTGTGACTAAAGTGGCGCTGCTGTCTTAATAAAAAGCTTATCAGACAACGCGCCACTCCATAAGCTCTAACACTAAAGCCACAACAAAACTGGCTTAACCCGTTAAATTAATAACTGTGATTTTGTTTAAAAGTCTCTAAAGATGACTTTAAACGACCTGCGATATCATCGTTATAATTCGCAGTGTCATCAATCTCTTTCATTAAGTCGGCTTGCTCATCATGCATATAACGTAAGTAAGCTTCTTCAAAAGAACCGATTTTTTCAACAGGTACGTCTGCTAAGAAGCCTTCGTTTGATGCATAAATAACAGCGGCTTGCTCAGAGATAGACATTGGCTGATATTGCTTTTGCTTCATCAGTTCAGTCACACGCTCACCATGATCAAGCTGTTCGCGCGTTGCGTCATCAAGATCTGATGCAAACTGCGCAAATGCTGCCAATTCACGATATTGAGCCAGTGCGGTACGGATACCACCCGATAGCTTTTTGATAATCTTAGTCTGAGCAGCACCACCAACACGTGATACCGAGATACCAGCGTTCACAGCCGGACGGATACCTGAGTTGAATAGGCTTGATTCTAAGAAAATCTGACCATCAGTAATTGAAATTACGTTAGTCGGTACGAATGCAGATACGTCACCAGCTTGGGTTTCAATGATAGGTAGCGCGGTTAAAGAACCAGTTTTACCAACCACTTCACCATTGGTGAATTTTTCTACGTACGCTGCGTTTACGCGTGATGCACGCTCAAGTAAACGTGAGTGTAAGTAGAATACGTCACCAGGATACGCTTCACGACCTGGCGGACGACGTAATAGTAGTGAGATTTGACGATAAGCAACGGCTTGTTTTGATAAATCATCAAATACAATCAGTGCATCTTCGCCGCGGTCACGGAAGTATTCGCCCATCGTACAACCTGAGTACGGTGCGATATACTGGAGTGCTGCTGGCTCTGACGCTGAAGCGACTACAACAGTCGTATATTCAAGGGCGCCAGTTTGCTCAAGTTTACGTACGACGTTGGCAATGGTAGAGCGTTTCTGACCGATTGCAACATAGACACACTTAATACCAGAGGCTTTCTGGGCAATGATCGCATCGATAGCCATGGCGGTTTTACCCGTCTGACGGTCACCAATGATAAGTTCACGCTGACCACGACCGATTGGAATCATGGTATCAACAGACTTATAACCAGTCATGACTGGTTGATCAACTGACTGACGATCAATAACGCCGGGGGCGATCTTCTCGACTTTGTCGGTCATTTTGGCATTAATAGGACCTTTGCCATCAATAGGGTTACCTAAAGCATCAACAACACGGCCTAGCAACTCAGGACCTACCGGAACTTCAAGGATACGACCAGTACAATAGGCTTTTTGACCTTCTTGTAGTTTTAGGAAGTCACCCAGTACTACTGCGCCAACAGAATCACGCTCTAAGTTAAGCGCCATTCCGTAGACTTCACCTTCAAACTCAATCATTTCGCCGTACATGGCATCTTCAAGACCATGAATCTGCACGATACCGTCAGATACTTTGACAATCGTGCCTTCATTCTTTGCAGTTGCACCCGCATCAAGGTCTTGAATGCGCTGCTTAATCAGATTACTGATTTCCGCTGGATTCAATTGTTGCATTGCCTTGTTTCCTTTAATTTATGATAACCCGCCACTGACGTAAATGCTCTTATATCACGCATGCTTGATAAGCTACGTTGACGATTGGCATTAGGCCGTTAGCTGTGTTTTTAACTGTTGTAACTTGCCGCGCATCGAATCATCAATGACTTTGTCACCGACTTTGATCGTAACGCCTGCCAAGAGACTTGGGTCCACCGATTCATGAATCACTACGCTCGCATTTAGCGAAGTAGCAAGACGCGCTTGCAGCGTATCACGCTGTGCATCGGTTAATGGATAAGCAGAGGTCACATAAGCGTCAAGCTGCTTTAAGCTTATTGCCTTGTGACGGCGATAATGCTCATAAACTTCAGGAAGCAGCGCCAGACGCTCTTGCTCTGATAACTGTTTAACGAAGTTACTAAGTGCTACTGATACTTTTGGATAGCTGGCGTTGCTGTCATGACGAGCCCCTTGGGTCTCACCTAATAACTGCTTAAAAGCAGAATCACTAGCGCTAGCTACTTCTGTATCATAAAGATCGACCAAAGCAGCTGACTTATGCTCAGCAGAAACAGCTGGATTGTCTAGCCAAGTACTGAACGACTTGTCGTTGACAACGGTAGCCGCAACAAACAAGAAGTTTTCCCAGTCATTTACTGCCCCGTTTTCATTGGCATAGTCAAAAGCGGCTTTAGCGTACGGTCGTGCTAAGGTTGATAAGTCAGCCATGTTATCCTCACAATTACAGCTTAGCCGCCAGCTGATTTAACATACTGGCATGTTTTTGCACATCGACTGTGTCTTGCAAAATCTTCTCAGCACCAAGGACAGCCAGTTCAGCTACTTGGGCACGTAATGACTCACGCGCTTGATTGATTTCTTGGTCGATTGCCGCTTGTGCTTGTTGGCGAATGCGCTCGCCTTCCGCTTGGGCTTGCGTTTTAGCATCTTCAACAAGTTGATTGGCGCTTTTGTTCGCTTGCTCAATTAACGCAGCAGCTTTGGTCTTAGCCAGATTAAGCTCCTGCTGTACATCTTGCTCCGCGGTCGCCAAATCTGCTTTTGCTTTTTCAGCAGCATTTAAGCCTTCAGCAATTTTACGCTGACGGTCATTAATAGCGCCGATAAGTGGTGGCCACACGAATTTCATGCAGAACATCACAAAGATTGCAAAAGCAATGGCTTGACCGATGAGGGTAGAATTGATATTCACGTGATCACCTCTTTGTTAATGAAAAACCAGTTTCATTGATCATATTTGATAGCCAAACTTTGGCTATGGTTAACATGCAAGCTTTGACTACCAAACATTTACAACTGAGCTTTCTGATTAACCTGCTAGAGGGTTAGCGAACAACAATAGCATAGCAATACCAACACCGATCATCGGAATAGCATCAAGAAGACCTGCTACGATGAACATACGAGTTTGCAACTGTGAACCAAGTTCTGGCTGACGCGCAACACCTTCTAGGAATTTACCACCTAGAATAGCAAAACCAATACCTGTACCTAGTGCACCTAAACCGATAAGTAGTGCTACTGCGATAACTGTGTAACCACCTAATACTGGATCCATGGATGTATCCTCATTTACCTATTGAATGTCTAATTAATGTTCAGTTGATGATGCAAGTGACATATAAACTATCGTCAGCATCATAAATACGAACGCTTGGAGGGTAATAATTAAGATGTGGAAAATAGCCCACGGTACTGACAACGCCCACTGAATCCAAAATGGCATTAGGGCAATCAGTATGAAAATCAACTCACCAGCATACATGTTACCGAATAGTCGTAAACCTAAAGAGATAGGCTTGGCTATCAGAGTAACAAACTCTAAGATAAAGTTGATGGGTATTAAAATAATTTGTACGATAGGGTTTTTGGCACTAAACGGATGCAATGTTAGCTCGCCAACAAAGCCGCCCAAACCTTTTTCTTTGATACTATAAAATAGAATCAGCGCAAAGACAGAGAATGACATGCCAAGCGTGATATTAGGATCAGTGGTTGGAACAATCTTAAAGAATACATGATGCGGATCATGTCCCATCAATG encodes:
- a CDS encoding response regulator, whose translation is MTTNDDDNTPRILIVEDDERLAMLTQDYLVKNGLEVAIETDGNRAIRRIVNEQPDLVVLDVMLPGSDGLTVCREVRPHYQNPILMLTARTEDMDQVLGLEMGADDYVAKPAQPRVLLARIRALLRRSENAPSEDVPQRLEFGELIIDNGGRSVMLGEELVDFTSAEYDLLWLLASNAGRILSREDIFERLRGIEYDGQDRSIDVRISRIRPKIGDDPENPKRIKTVRSKGYLFVKEGN
- a CDS encoding F0F1 ATP synthase subunit epsilon, yielding MATLQCRVVSAREELYSGEISMLIASGTEGEIGILPGHTPLITLLKPGAMRVQTPDGAEEVIYVSGGVLEVQPKMVTVLADTAMRAHNLDESKIVEARKKAEQMLVNQSDTVQTNAALASLAESVAQLQTIRKYKNRA
- the atpD gene encoding F0F1 ATP synthase subunit beta, which encodes MSSGRIVQIIGAVLDVEFNRNEVPKIFDALLVDGTETTLEVQQQLGDGIVRTIAMGSTEGLKRNLPVTNTGGPISVPVGIGTLGRIMDVLGRPIDEEGPVAADERWSIHREAPSYAEQSNSTELLETGIKVIDLLCPFAKGGKVGLFGGAGVGKTVNMMELINNIALKHEGLSVFAGVGERTREGNDFYHEMQEAGVVNTEDFSKSKVAMVYGQMNEPPGNRLRVALSGLTMAEYFRDTKDPATGKGRDVLLFVDNIYRYTLAGTEVSALLGRMPSAVGYQPTLAEEMGMLQERITSTQSGSITSVQAVYVPADDLTDPSPATTFAHLDATVVLSRDIASQGIYPAVDPLDSTSRQLDPLVIGEEHYNVARGVQEVLQRYKELKDIIAILGMDELSEEDKLVVYRARKIQRFLSQPFHVAEVFTGAPGKYVPLRDTIASFKAIIAGEYDSLPEQAFYMAGGIDEVVAKAEKMKSSAA
- the atpG gene encoding F0F1 ATP synthase subunit gamma: MANLKEIRAKVTSIQSTQKITRAMQMVAASKMRRAQERMEVGRPYADSMRRVISHLVHASSDYKHPYMVSRPVDRVGYIVITSDRGLAGGLNINLFKALSKSIQQYQDQSVQAEFAVIGSKGVSFFKSFGGKVTAAVTDYGDKPTFEQINAPVQAMLDDYTNGKIDRIYVVYNKFVNAMTQKPTINQLVPLPESAFGEEESGIQTELSWDYIYEPDIKTLIDELLGRYIESIVYQAVMENIASEQSSRMVAMKAATDNAGDLINDLQLVYNKLRQAAITREISEIVGGAAAVS
- the atpA gene encoding F0F1 ATP synthase subunit alpha, which produces MQQLNPAEISNLIKQRIQDLDAGATAKNEGTIVKVSDGIVQIHGLEDAMYGEMIEFEGEVYGMALNLERDSVGAVVLGDFLKLQEGQKAYCTGRILEVPVGPELLGRVVDALGNPIDGKGPINAKMTDKVEKIAPGVIDRQSVDQPVMTGYKSVDTMIPIGRGQRELIIGDRQTGKTAMAIDAIIAQKASGIKCVYVAIGQKRSTIANVVRKLEQTGALEYTTVVVASASEPAALQYIAPYSGCTMGEYFRDRGEDALIVFDDLSKQAVAYRQISLLLRRPPGREAYPGDVFYLHSRLLERASRVNAAYVEKFTNGEVVGKTGSLTALPIIETQAGDVSAFVPTNVISITDGQIFLESSLFNSGIRPAVNAGISVSRVGGAAQTKIIKKLSGGIRTALAQYRELAAFAQFASDLDDATREQLDHGERVTELMKQKQYQPMSISEQAAVIYASNEGFLADVPVEKIGSFEEAYLRYMHDEQADLMKEIDDTANYNDDIAGRLKSSLETFKQNHSY
- a CDS encoding F0F1 ATP synthase subunit delta — protein: MADLSTLARPYAKAAFDYANENGAVNDWENFLFVAATVVNDKSFSTWLDNPAVSAEHKSAALVDLYDTEVASASDSAFKQLLGETQGARHDSNASYPKVSVALSNFVKQLSEQERLALLPEVYEHYRRHKAISLKQLDAYVTSAYPLTDAQRDTLQARLATSLNASVVIHESVDPSLLAGVTIKVGDKVIDDSMRGKLQQLKTQLTA
- a CDS encoding F0F1 ATP synthase subunit B yields the protein MNINSTLIGQAIAFAIFVMFCMKFVWPPLIGAINDRQRKIAEGLNAAEKAKADLATAEQDVQQELNLAKTKAAALIEQANKSANQLVEDAKTQAQAEGERIRQQAQAAIDQEINQARESLRAQVAELAVLGAEKILQDTVDVQKHASMLNQLAAKL
- the atpE gene encoding F0F1 ATP synthase subunit C; amino-acid sequence: MDPVLGGYTVIAVALLIGLGALGTGIGFAILGGKFLEGVARQPELGSQLQTRMFIVAGLLDAIPMIGVGIAMLLLFANPLAG
- the atpB gene encoding F0F1 ATP synthase subunit A codes for the protein MAGEQTTTDYISHHLTNWTYGYLPGEGWKVAYTAEEAGLMGFKAIHLDSMLWSIGLGIVFCAIFWMVARKVTSGVPGKLQTAVEMIVEFVDNNVRDSYSGTSKLIAPLALTIFVWIFLMNLMDLLPVDFIPMLAGQVGALMGHDPHHVFFKIVPTTDPNITLGMSFSVFALILFYSIKEKGLGGFVGELTLHPFSAKNPIVQIILIPINFILEFVTLIAKPISLGLRLFGNMYAGELIFILIALMPFWIQWALSVPWAIFHILIITLQAFVFMMLTIVYMSLASSTEH